From a single Candidatus Omnitrophota bacterium genomic region:
- a CDS encoding alpha-L-arabinofuranosidase C-terminal domain-containing protein, with protein sequence MPRQINLMVTALGIAMLVLTTGIAQSAESGSSQSVEITIDASKTKEPISKYIYGQFIEHLGRCIYGGIWSEMLEDRKFYFPITPEFKPWSIDTDRDHWKGGDFPVLTGSPWKIVGDKKGVLMTSENSFVGEQTPEILLAGKAGGVEQGELALLQDKEYAGYIILAGDAAAAPIQISLIWGDGDSDKETVSIEKIVSEYVKYPFHFQAKASTSAGRLQIAGQGKGAFKIGTVSLMPADHVDGFRPDTLQLLKELNSPVYRWPGGNFVSDYNWKDGVGDRDKRPPRKNPAWTGIEPNDVGIHEFMNLCNRLGAEPYIAVNTGLGAVEAAAEEVEYCNGSADSPMGKWRAQNGHPLPFRVKWWAVGNEMYGSWQKGHMPLEDYMKKHNRCAELMRAADPSIQLVAVGAVGDWSRNMLTYCADHMDLISEHIYRKNKDGLVEHAAQIREDIKRVADEHRSYRATIKALEEKNIRIAMDEWNYWYGQYIYGELGCRYHLQDALGIAAGLHEYFRNSDIYFMANYAQTVNVIGAIKTTKTEAQFDATGLVLKLYRNHFGEIPVEVGDVPPPLDAAAAWTPDLQTLTIAVVNPTQDAIDLSVELSGAALADEGKMSFITGPDKMAYNEPGREPKLRIEEKTVSNRSGNWRLPALSVSLFEFPKKQ encoded by the coding sequence GTCTTAACTACTGGAATCGCTCAAAGCGCCGAATCCGGCTCGTCCCAATCGGTCGAGATAACCATCGACGCATCCAAGACGAAAGAGCCAATATCCAAATACATCTATGGGCAATTCATCGAACACTTGGGGCGATGCATTTACGGCGGCATTTGGTCTGAGATGCTGGAAGACCGAAAATTCTATTTTCCCATCACGCCGGAGTTTAAGCCTTGGTCGATCGATACCGACCGCGATCATTGGAAGGGCGGCGATTTTCCCGTATTGACCGGCTCTCCCTGGAAAATCGTCGGCGACAAAAAGGGCGTGCTCATGACGAGCGAAAATTCGTTCGTAGGCGAACAAACGCCGGAGATTCTGCTTGCGGGAAAAGCGGGCGGCGTCGAGCAAGGCGAATTAGCGCTGCTCCAAGACAAGGAATATGCGGGTTACATCATCTTGGCGGGAGACGCCGCCGCCGCGCCTATTCAAATCAGCCTGATTTGGGGAGATGGGGATAGCGATAAAGAGACGGTTTCCATCGAGAAGATTGTCAGCGAATACGTCAAATATCCTTTTCATTTCCAAGCGAAAGCGTCGACCTCCGCAGGGCGGTTGCAAATCGCAGGGCAGGGAAAGGGCGCATTTAAGATTGGAACCGTCTCTCTGATGCCCGCCGATCATGTGGATGGATTTCGTCCCGATACGCTGCAATTGCTGAAGGAACTCAACTCGCCCGTCTATCGCTGGCCCGGCGGCAATTTTGTCAGCGATTACAACTGGAAAGACGGCGTCGGCGACCGCGACAAACGTCCCCCACGCAAGAATCCCGCTTGGACCGGCATCGAACCGAACGACGTAGGAATTCACGAATTCATGAATTTATGCAACCGTCTCGGCGCGGAGCCATACATTGCCGTCAATACCGGTCTGGGCGCGGTGGAAGCCGCCGCCGAAGAGGTGGAATATTGCAACGGTTCCGCCGATTCGCCGATGGGTAAATGGCGCGCCCAAAACGGCCATCCTCTACCCTTCCGCGTGAAATGGTGGGCTGTGGGCAATGAAATGTACGGCAGTTGGCAGAAAGGGCATATGCCGCTGGAAGATTATATGAAGAAGCATAATCGCTGCGCCGAATTGATGCGCGCCGCCGATCCTTCCATCCAACTCGTCGCCGTAGGCGCAGTGGGCGATTGGAGCCGCAATATGCTGACGTATTGCGCCGATCATATGGATTTGATCAGCGAGCATATTTACCGCAAAAACAAAGACGGCCTAGTGGAGCACGCCGCGCAAATCCGCGAGGACATCAAGCGCGTGGCCGATGAGCATCGCTCTTATCGGGCGACGATCAAAGCGTTGGAAGAAAAAAATATCCGCATCGCGATGGATGAATGGAATTATTGGTACGGCCAATATATCTATGGCGAACTCGGCTGCCGCTATCATTTGCAAGACGCGCTGGGAATCGCCGCCGGGCTGCACGAATATTTCCGAAACAGCGACATCTATTTCATGGCGAATTACGCCCAAACGGTTAACGTGATCGGCGCCATCAAAACCACAAAAACGGAAGCGCAATTCGACGCGACGGGCCTGGTTTTGAAATTGTATAGAAATCATTTCGGCGAAATTCCCGTCGAAGTAGGCGATGTTCCCCCGCCCCTCGACGCGGCCGCCGCCTGGACTCCGGATCTGCAAACGTTGACGATCGCCGTCGTCAATCCAACGCAAGACGCCATTGATTTGAGTGTCGAATTATCGGGCGCCGCCTTGGCGGATGAAGGCAAAATGAGTTTTATTACCGGTCCCGATAAAATGGCGTATAATGAACCGGGGCGGGAGCCGAAATTGCGAATCGAAGAGAAGACGGTTTCCAATCGCTCCGGCAATTGGCGTCTGCCCGCCTTAAGCGTTTCGTTGTTCGAATTTCCTAAAAAGCAATGA
- a CDS encoding (2Fe-2S)-binding protein: protein MADEIVLRVNGRDYSVLAEPDRMLLSVLRDELDLTGTKYGCGEGQCGACTVLIDDSPRKSCLTKISAAAGKAVTTIEGLALKENLHPLQTAFLEADAFQCGYCAPGMIMAGVGLLKKNSHPAREEIADFMQGNICRCGTYGRIVEAIQKAAAVLEEKKG, encoded by the coding sequence ATGGCGGATGAAATCGTTCTTCGCGTTAATGGGAGGGATTATTCCGTTCTCGCCGAACCCGATCGGATGTTGTTAAGCGTGTTGCGGGACGAATTGGATTTGACCGGAACGAAATACGGTTGCGGCGAAGGCCAATGCGGAGCGTGTACGGTTTTGATCGACGATAGTCCCAGAAAATCCTGCCTCACGAAGATATCCGCGGCGGCGGGAAAGGCCGTAACGACCATTGAAGGGCTTGCGCTAAAAGAAAACTTACATCCTTTGCAAACCGCTTTTTTGGAAGCGGACGCGTTTCAATGCGGTTATTGCGCGCCGGGAATGATTATGGCCGGCGTCGGCTTGTTGAAGAAGAACAGCCATCCTGCGCGGGAGGAGATTGCCGATTTCATGCAAGGGAATATTTGCCGTTGCGGAACCTATGGACGAATCGTCGAAGCCATCCAAAAAGCGGCGGCGGTTTTAGAGGAGAAAAAAGGATGA
- a CDS encoding molybdopterin cofactor-binding domain-containing protein, giving the protein MNAFTPQNEAIEPERYELFAESLYRFEMDRREFFKMLGGGIVVLSFLGDSAARESLEDRRFAAGKRNPPEVGAWIHVGENGRITVYTGKAELGQNIRTSLAQAVADELPAPLESIELAMADTSLTPYDAGTFGSQTTPRMSPQLRKAAAAAREILIDLAAENWSVNRESLQAAEGKILHKETNRSLTYGELAQGKQWLKTIPDSIALKTADQWTVSGRSIPAIHARPLVTGEHKFASDRNLPGMMFGKIYRPPAFGAKLKSADLTKAQAMKGVVVVQDGDFIGAAAENEYTASQAIRSIETEWERTPQISGKDLYEHLKKTGENQRDSVQNDGSLEEGRKNAKFNAKAEYTVAYIAHTPLEPRAALAVWEDGRLTVWTGTQRPFGVQSELARALRLPEDRVRVIAPDKGSGYGGKHTGETAIEAARLAKAAGRPVKVVWTREEEFTWAYFRPAGVIEAEASVNENGRITAWEFHNYNSGAAGIRHTYDIPNQKIEFHRSDSPLRQGSYRCLAATANHFARESFIDELANGVKMDPLEFRLKNTADDRFKNILTAAAERFGWSKAKSTQERGFGIAGGFEKGSYMAVCVEITIDPASKELKVIRAVEAFDCGPVINPNHLKNQIEGMIMMGLGGALYEAIDFEDGKILNARLSKYRVPRFRDLPQIECVLLDHKDIYPAGGGETPIVGIAPAIGNAIFSAIGIRLRSLPMIPKGLSAYF; this is encoded by the coding sequence ATGAACGCCTTCACTCCCCAAAACGAAGCCATCGAACCGGAACGATACGAACTTTTCGCCGAATCCCTTTACCGCTTCGAAATGGATCGGCGCGAATTCTTCAAGATGTTAGGAGGGGGAATCGTCGTTCTCTCTTTTCTTGGAGATTCCGCCGCTCGGGAATCCCTTGAAGATCGGCGTTTCGCCGCCGGAAAGCGCAATCCTCCGGAAGTGGGAGCGTGGATTCACGTCGGCGAAAATGGAAGGATAACGGTTTATACCGGCAAGGCCGAACTCGGACAAAATATCCGCACTTCGTTAGCTCAGGCCGTCGCCGACGAATTGCCTGCGCCTTTGGAATCGATCGAACTGGCGATGGCGGATACGTCATTGACGCCTTACGATGCGGGGACGTTCGGCAGTCAAACTACGCCGAGAATGTCGCCGCAGTTGCGCAAAGCCGCCGCTGCCGCCCGCGAAATTCTCATTGATCTAGCGGCGGAAAATTGGAGCGTAAACCGTGAGTCTCTGCAAGCGGCTGAGGGGAAAATTCTGCACAAGGAGACGAACCGTTCCCTGACTTACGGCGAACTGGCTCAAGGCAAACAGTGGCTCAAAACGATTCCCGATTCCATAGCATTGAAGACGGCGGACCAATGGACCGTCTCCGGGCGATCTATTCCCGCCATTCACGCCCGGCCTCTTGTTACCGGCGAGCATAAATTCGCTTCCGACCGAAATCTTCCGGGTATGATGTTTGGGAAAATCTATCGTCCGCCTGCGTTTGGGGCGAAATTGAAATCGGCGGATTTGACGAAAGCGCAAGCGATGAAGGGCGTCGTCGTGGTTCAGGACGGCGATTTTATCGGCGCGGCGGCGGAAAACGAATATACGGCGTCCCAAGCCATTCGCTCCATCGAAACGGAATGGGAGAGAACGCCGCAGATTTCGGGCAAGGACCTTTACGAGCATCTTAAAAAAACGGGTGAAAACCAACGCGATTCGGTTCAAAACGACGGTTCGCTGGAAGAAGGCCGCAAGAATGCAAAATTTAACGCCAAGGCGGAGTATACCGTAGCCTATATCGCCCATACTCCGCTGGAGCCGAGAGCCGCTTTGGCCGTATGGGAAGACGGCCGGTTGACGGTTTGGACGGGAACGCAGCGGCCATTCGGGGTGCAAAGCGAATTGGCGCGGGCGTTGCGCCTTCCCGAAGACCGCGTCCGCGTCATTGCCCCCGATAAAGGATCGGGATACGGCGGGAAACATACGGGGGAAACGGCGATCGAAGCGGCGCGTCTCGCCAAGGCGGCGGGGCGTCCGGTGAAAGTCGTCTGGACGCGGGAAGAGGAATTCACCTGGGCCTATTTCCGCCCGGCGGGCGTGATCGAAGCCGAAGCCAGCGTTAACGAGAACGGAAGAATTACGGCGTGGGAATTTCACAACTACAATTCCGGCGCGGCGGGCATTCGGCATACCTACGATATTCCCAACCAGAAAATCGAGTTCCATCGTTCGGATTCGCCTCTGCGCCAGGGTTCCTACCGCTGTCTCGCCGCCACGGCGAATCATTTTGCGCGGGAATCGTTTATCGACGAATTGGCGAATGGCGTGAAGATGGATCCCTTGGAATTCCGGCTTAAAAATACGGCCGATGACCGCTTTAAGAATATTCTGACCGCCGCCGCCGAGCGATTTGGTTGGAGCAAAGCAAAATCTACGCAAGAACGCGGATTCGGAATCGCGGGAGGATTCGAAAAAGGTAGTTATATGGCGGTTTGCGTGGAAATCACCATCGATCCCGCGAGTAAAGAACTTAAAGTGATCCGCGCCGTGGAAGCCTTCGATTGCGGGCCGGTCATCAATCCCAATCATTTGAAGAATCAGATCGAAGGCATGATCATGATGGGCTTGGGCGGCGCTCTGTACGAAGCCATCGACTTCGAAGATGGGAAAATTCTTAACGCCAGGCTGTCGAAATACCGCGTCCCTCGTTTTCGTGATCTTCCCCAAATCGAATGCGTTCTGCTCGATCATAAAGATAT